A portion of the Artemia franciscana unplaced genomic scaffold, ASM3288406v1 PGA_scaffold_67, whole genome shotgun sequence genome contains these proteins:
- the LOC136042114 gene encoding E3 ubiquitin-protein ligase rnf8-B-like, translating into MNIVYKCFAIGIPASIAAISVSWAMKKHKEGKTKGINASTALTESKKKPLDIKRCKQANPDEFNTCKEVTEFMKKMLDLLDSELSCSICYEVFVEPVRLPCLHAFCEACVLKNEENQTKCPLCRATYTVGRKDTLLAGCIQNIIESAYNPNEMTERDELVAAHKDLISLMMERKKKKWKTKILKGLYFLADLFVVCTSYCIWQHLLLVIC; encoded by the coding sequence ATGAATATAGTGTATAAATGTTTTGCCATTGGAATTCCAGCCTCTATCGCTGCAATATCAGTTTCCTGGGCTATGAAAAAGCATAAAGAGGGTAAAACGAAGGGAATTAATGCTTCTACTGCATTAACAGAGTCTAAGAAGAAGCCACTTGATATTAAAAGATGTAAACAAGCTAACCCGGACGAATTTAATACTTGCAAAGAAGTAACAGAGTTTATGAAAAAAATGCTTGACCTATTGGATTCTGAACTATCTTGCAGCATCTGCTATGAGGTATTTGTTGAGCCAGTTAGACTGCCGTGTCTACACGCTTTCTGCGAAGCTTGCGTCCTtaagaatgaagaaaaccaaacaaaatgtcCTCTGTGTAGGGCCACGTACACAGTTGGTCGCAAAGATACCCTTTTAGCCGGTTGTATTCAAAACATTATCGAATCTGCTTATAATCCAAATGAAATGACTGAAAGGGATGAACTTGTAGCCGCCCATAAAGACTTGATAAGTCTGATGATggagaggaagaagaaaaaatggaaaactaaaattttaaaagggctTTATTTTTTGGCTGATTTATTTGTTGTCTGTACTTCGTACTGTATCTGGCAGCATCTGCTATTAGTTATTTGTTGA